One part of the Arabidopsis thaliana chromosome 1 sequence genome encodes these proteins:
- a CDS encoding melanoma-associated antigen G1-like protein produces the protein MADEEDSLSQFDISKEETDKLVSEVIRFILFKFHQSSGTPIKREDLTQIVTKNYRQRNLATHVINEAKKKLSNVFGYDLKELQRARSSSTGQSRLPQSQSSVDSKSYVLVSELPLEVFKKHVVDETTSPVTGFTFVVLAIVQLAGGKIPEGMLLLGLLRRSFLWFRCNVLCKVVEWKSKVHYVDLFQILKSL, from the exons ATGGCCGACGAAGAagattctctctctcaattcGATATATCCAAAGAG GAAACGGATAAGTTAGTTTCAGAGGTGATTAGATTCATACTGTTCAAGTTTCACCAAAGCTCAGGAACTCCaattaaaagagaagatttgACTCAGATTGTTACTAAGAACTATCGTCAACGAAATCTCGCTACACACGTGATTAACgaagcgaagaagaagctctCTAATGTCTTTGGTTATGATTTGAAAGAACTTCAACGTGCTCGTTCTTCTTCTACTGGTCAATCTAGGCTTCCTCAGTCACAGA GTTCTGTTGACTCGAAATCGTATGTGCTTGTTAGTGAATTGCCGTTGGAAGTGTTTAAGAAACATGTTGTGGATGAAACCACGAGTCCTGTGACTGGCTTTACGTTTGTGGTTCTTGCCATTGTGCAGCTTGCAGGTGGTAAAATCCCTGAAGGTATGCTGTTACTCGGTCTCTTACGACGATCTTTTTTATGGTTTCGATGTAATGTTCTATGCAAAGTGGTAGAGTGGAAGTCAAAAGTAC
- a CDS encoding melanoma-associated antigen G1-like protein — protein sequence MADEEDSLSQFDISKEETDKLVSEVIRFILFKFHQSSGTPIKREDLTQIVTKNYRQRNLATHVINEAKKKLSNVFGYDLKELQRARSSSTGQSRLPQSQSSVDSKSYVLVSELPLEVFKKHVVDETTSPVTGFTFVVLAIVQLAGGKIPEGMLLLGLLRRSFLWFRCNVLCKVVEWKSKVH from the exons ATGGCCGACGAAGAagattctctctctcaattcGATATATCCAAAGAG GAAACGGATAAGTTAGTTTCAGAGGTGATTAGATTCATACTGTTCAAGTTTCACCAAAGCTCAGGAACTCCaattaaaagagaagatttgACTCAGATTGTTACTAAGAACTATCGTCAACGAAATCTCGCTACACACGTGATTAACgaagcgaagaagaagctctCTAATGTCTTTGGTTATGATTTGAAAGAACTTCAACGTGCTCGTTCTTCTTCTACTGGTCAATCTAGGCTTCCTCAGTCACAGA GTTCTGTTGACTCGAAATCGTATGTGCTTGTTAGTGAATTGCCGTTGGAAGTGTTTAAGAAACATGTTGTGGATGAAACCACGAGTCCTGTGACTGGCTTTACGTTTGTGGTTCTTGCCATTGTGCAGCTTGCAGGTGGTAAAATCCCTGAAGGTATGCTGTTACTCGGTCTCTTACGACGATCTTTTTTATGGTTTCGATGTAATGTTCTATGCAAAGTGGTAGAGTGGAAGTCAAAAGTAC